In Arthrobacter sp. QXT-31, one genomic interval encodes:
- the fdh gene encoding formate dehydrogenase, whose product MSRFSFLGWPVVRQFASGDPLGRGEAVTSPKTRGITPRTSTADRVVQSVCPYCAVGCGQRVFVKDEKVVQIEGDPDSPISRGRLCPKGSASEQLVNAPGRQTKVLYRAPHAKDWQQLDLETAIEMVADRFLEARRNKWQQNDDQGRPLRRTMGIAGLGGATLDNEENYLIKKLFTAAGAIQLENQARIUHSATVPSLGTSFGRGGATQSLQDMANADCIVIQGSNMAECHPVGYQWVTEAKARGAKVIHVDPRFTRTSAVADKHVPIRAGSDVVLLGALINYVISNELWFKEYVLAYTNAATLVGEDFRDTEDLDGLFSGFDPETGQYDLSSWAYERKEGAESGGGHEHGADTSARAAGHQYGSGGPTLENPRFEHDYTLEHPRSVFQILKRHYARYTPEMVREACGISPEDFDYLARAITENSGRDRTTCFAYAVGWTQHTLGAQFIRTAAILQLLLGNVGRPGGGVMALRGHASIQGSTDIPTLFNLLPGYLPMPKAAMETLEQYLEGISSPSQKGYWAAADTYTISLLKAWWGDAANEESEWGYQYLPRITGGHGTYETVMSMLDGDVEGYFLFGQNPAVGSAHGRMQRLGMSHLKWLVVRDLSLIESATWWKDGPEIASGELKTEDIATEVFFMPAATHVEKSGSFTQTQRMLQWRHQAVQPPGDCQSELEFFYELGKRIRAKLADSTDERDRPLLDLTWDYPVDEHGEPDGEAVLAEINGMHLTGPQAGKPLSSYTEMRADGSTSGGCWIYTGVYADGINHAADRKPAQEQGQVAPEWGWVWPANRRILYNRASADPDGKPWSERKKYIWWDPEQNRWTGEDVPDFPVERAPGSRPDVDAGGAEALAGDDAFIMQSDGKAWLFAPKGMVDGPLPTHYEPQESPIANPLYRQQQNPARLTFPRADNLSAPSAGERGSEVYPYVFTTYRLTEHHTAGGMSRWLPYLAELQPEMFCEVSPALAAERGLEPYGWATIISPRSAIEARVLVTDRVKPLIVSGRTFHQIGLPYHWGVGQDAVVSGDAANDLLGVTLDPNVQIQESKAGSCDIVPGRRPRGAALLSLIAEYQTRAGVTPETGNQKVTGPGRATGHGTKEEN is encoded by the coding sequence ATGTCGCGGTTCAGCTTCTTGGGGTGGCCGGTGGTACGGCAATTCGCGTCCGGGGATCCACTCGGCCGCGGTGAAGCCGTGACGTCGCCCAAGACCCGCGGGATTACGCCGCGGACTTCGACCGCGGACCGGGTGGTCCAGAGCGTCTGCCCCTACTGCGCCGTCGGATGCGGCCAGCGTGTCTTCGTCAAGGACGAGAAAGTCGTCCAGATCGAAGGCGATCCGGATTCACCGATTTCCCGGGGGAGGCTCTGCCCCAAAGGCTCGGCCAGCGAGCAGCTGGTCAACGCCCCAGGCAGGCAGACAAAGGTGCTCTACCGGGCACCCCACGCCAAGGACTGGCAGCAGCTGGACCTGGAAACCGCCATCGAAATGGTTGCCGACAGATTCCTCGAGGCACGCCGGAACAAGTGGCAGCAGAACGATGACCAAGGGCGGCCACTGCGCCGCACCATGGGCATTGCAGGCCTCGGCGGGGCAACTCTGGACAATGAAGAGAACTACCTGATCAAGAAGCTCTTCACTGCCGCCGGAGCCATCCAGCTGGAGAATCAGGCCCGCATTTGACACTCCGCCACGGTTCCCAGTTTGGGAACTTCATTTGGGCGGGGCGGCGCCACACAATCGCTCCAAGACATGGCCAACGCCGACTGCATCGTCATTCAGGGCTCGAACATGGCCGAATGCCACCCCGTCGGCTACCAGTGGGTGACGGAGGCCAAAGCCCGGGGCGCAAAGGTTATCCATGTGGACCCGCGGTTCACGCGCACCAGTGCCGTGGCCGACAAACATGTGCCCATCCGCGCCGGTTCGGACGTCGTGCTGCTTGGCGCCCTGATCAACTACGTGATCAGCAACGAGCTGTGGTTCAAGGAGTATGTGCTCGCCTACACCAACGCGGCAACGTTGGTGGGTGAAGACTTCCGAGACACTGAGGACCTGGACGGACTGTTCTCGGGATTCGACCCCGAAACCGGGCAGTACGACCTCTCTTCCTGGGCCTATGAGCGCAAGGAGGGGGCGGAATCAGGCGGCGGGCACGAACACGGCGCGGATACCTCGGCCCGGGCAGCCGGCCACCAATACGGCAGTGGCGGCCCGACGCTGGAAAACCCCAGGTTCGAACATGACTACACGCTGGAGCACCCGCGGAGCGTGTTCCAGATCCTCAAGCGGCACTATGCGCGCTACACCCCTGAGATGGTCCGTGAGGCCTGCGGCATTTCCCCCGAGGATTTCGACTACCTCGCCCGGGCCATCACGGAGAACTCCGGAAGGGACCGGACCACCTGCTTCGCGTACGCCGTCGGGTGGACGCAGCACACGCTGGGCGCCCAGTTCATCCGGACCGCGGCGATCCTGCAATTGCTGCTCGGCAACGTGGGACGGCCCGGCGGGGGCGTGATGGCGTTGCGCGGCCATGCCAGCATCCAGGGGTCCACCGACATCCCGACCCTGTTCAACCTGCTGCCGGGTTACCTCCCGATGCCCAAGGCCGCGATGGAGACGCTGGAGCAATACCTGGAGGGCATTTCCTCGCCGAGCCAGAAGGGATACTGGGCCGCCGCCGACACCTACACCATCAGCCTGCTCAAGGCATGGTGGGGCGACGCAGCCAATGAGGAGTCGGAATGGGGCTACCAGTATCTGCCCAGGATCACCGGAGGACATGGCACGTATGAGACGGTCATGAGCATGCTCGACGGCGACGTCGAGGGCTACTTCCTCTTCGGCCAGAACCCAGCCGTCGGGTCGGCCCACGGCCGCATGCAGCGGCTGGGCATGTCCCACTTGAAATGGCTGGTCGTGCGGGACCTGAGCCTGATCGAATCAGCTACGTGGTGGAAGGACGGTCCGGAGATCGCCTCGGGCGAACTCAAGACCGAGGACATAGCCACCGAGGTCTTCTTCATGCCGGCAGCCACCCACGTGGAGAAATCCGGTTCCTTCACCCAGACGCAGCGGATGCTCCAGTGGCGCCATCAGGCTGTCCAGCCGCCGGGCGACTGCCAGAGCGAACTCGAGTTCTTCTATGAACTGGGCAAGCGCATCCGCGCGAAGCTGGCGGACTCGACCGATGAGCGGGACCGGCCCCTGCTGGACCTGACGTGGGACTATCCCGTCGATGAACATGGCGAGCCCGACGGCGAGGCGGTGCTCGCGGAAATCAACGGCATGCACCTGACCGGGCCGCAGGCCGGGAAGCCTCTCTCCTCCTACACGGAGATGCGCGCCGACGGCTCGACGTCGGGCGGTTGCTGGATCTACACCGGGGTCTACGCGGACGGCATCAACCATGCCGCCGACCGGAAACCGGCGCAGGAGCAGGGCCAGGTGGCCCCCGAATGGGGCTGGGTGTGGCCCGCGAACCGGAGGATTCTCTACAACCGTGCATCCGCGGACCCCGACGGCAAACCGTGGAGCGAACGTAAGAAGTACATCTGGTGGGACCCGGAGCAGAACCGGTGGACCGGAGAGGACGTGCCGGACTTCCCCGTGGAGCGCGCACCCGGGTCCCGTCCGGATGTCGACGCCGGAGGTGCCGAGGCGCTCGCCGGCGACGATGCGTTCATCATGCAATCGGACGGCAAGGCATGGCTGTTTGCCCCGAAGGGCATGGTGGACGGGCCCCTGCCGACGCACTACGAGCCCCAGGAGTCCCCAATCGCCAACCCGCTGTACCGGCAGCAGCAGAACCCCGCCCGGCTGACGTTCCCGCGCGCGGACAACCTCAGCGCACCCAGTGCAGGCGAGCGCGGGTCCGAGGTCTACCCGTACGTCTTCACCACGTACCGCCTGACCGAGCATCACACCGCCGGCGGTATGAGTCGATGGCTGCCTTACCTCGCCGAGCTCCAACCGGAGATGTTCTGCGAAGTGTCCCCGGCGCTGGCGGCCGAACGGGGATTGGAGCCCTACGGGTGGGCCACCATCATCTCGCCCCGTTCGGCGATCGAGGCCAGGGTGCTGGTGACAGACCGTGTGAAACCCCTGATTGTGAGCGGGCGGACTTTCCACCAGATCGGATTGCCCTACCACTGGGGCGTCGGGCAGGACGCCGTGGTTTCCGGCGACGCCGCCAATGACCTGCTCGGCGTGACCCTCGATCCGAACGTGCAGATCCAGGAATCCAAGGCCGGGTCCTGCGACATCGTCCCGGGGCGGCGGCCGCGCGGCGCCGCGCTCCTCTCGCTGATCGCTGAATACCAGACCCGTGCAGGGGTGACGCCGGAAACCGGGAACCAGAAAGTTACCGGTCCCGGCCGGGCAACGGGCCACGGGACGAAGGAGGAGAACTGA
- the nrfD gene encoding NrfD/PsrC family molybdoenzyme membrane anchor subunit, which produces MTVSDFDEYRPPEPPRGRKGHGKRRRAGTGGGRGEEPMVPEAEFTSYYGRPIVKPPPWGDPIAVYLFLGGVAGGSALLGVGGQVTGNQVLCRNSRLAALAAVGLGAVALVEDLGRPERFLNMLRTIKLTSPMSLGSWVLTAFSAGVGVSAVSEIDRMTGSRLPLGPLRRLLRGLEGPAGVEAAVFAAPLSVYTAVLLSDTANPTWNAAREDLPFVFVSSASLAAAGLAMITTPVKEAGPARALAVLGVAGDLIATRVMEKNMDPVAAEPLHLGGPGRMLAWSEGLAVAGGVGALLGGRHRLTAAVSGVALLGASALTRFGILRAGIRSTENPRYTVEPQKNRLAARRRAGVVHDSITTAE; this is translated from the coding sequence TTGACGGTCTCCGACTTCGACGAGTACCGCCCGCCAGAACCGCCGCGCGGGCGCAAAGGCCATGGCAAGCGCCGCCGCGCCGGGACAGGCGGCGGCCGCGGCGAAGAGCCGATGGTCCCCGAGGCGGAGTTCACTTCCTATTACGGCCGGCCGATCGTCAAGCCGCCGCCGTGGGGAGACCCGATAGCCGTGTATCTCTTCCTGGGGGGAGTGGCCGGCGGCTCGGCTCTGCTGGGCGTCGGCGGGCAGGTGACAGGCAACCAGGTGCTGTGCCGCAACAGCCGGCTGGCCGCGCTCGCCGCCGTCGGGCTGGGCGCCGTGGCGCTCGTGGAGGACCTGGGCCGCCCCGAGCGGTTCCTCAACATGCTCCGCACGATCAAGCTCACATCGCCGATGAGCCTGGGCTCGTGGGTTCTGACGGCGTTCAGCGCCGGTGTCGGAGTGTCAGCCGTTTCCGAGATCGACCGGATGACCGGCTCGCGGCTGCCGCTCGGGCCGCTGCGCCGGCTGCTGCGGGGGCTTGAGGGTCCGGCGGGGGTGGAAGCCGCAGTGTTCGCGGCCCCGCTGTCCGTCTACACCGCCGTCCTGCTGTCGGATACCGCGAACCCCACCTGGAACGCCGCCCGGGAGGATTTGCCGTTCGTCTTCGTCAGTTCTGCAAGCCTCGCTGCGGCGGGCCTGGCCATGATCACTACCCCGGTGAAAGAGGCCGGGCCGGCCCGGGCACTGGCGGTGCTCGGCGTCGCCGGCGATTTGATCGCCACCCGGGTCATGGAGAAGAACATGGACCCGGTCGCGGCGGAGCCCCTGCACCTGGGCGGACCGGGGCGGATGCTGGCCTGGAGTGAGGGGCTGGCGGTGGCCGGCGGCGTCGGTGCTCTCCTCGGCGGCAGGCACAGGCTCACCGCGGCAGTGTCGGGGGTGGCGCTGCTCGGCGCTTCGGCCCTGACCCGGTTCGGGATATTGCGTGCCGGTATCCGCTCCACGGAGAACCCCCGCTACACCGTCGA
- a CDS encoding 4Fe-4S dicluster domain-containing protein, giving the protein MNQLTESPDHVRHTGHPRKGFFTDTSICIGCKACEVACKEWNRNPSDSEYELLESSYDNTGSLGADTWRHVAFIEQDREQIGRARESGRALVSLGMPGFGPPGQHKASALAGADTTPPDTPDFRWLMSSDVCKHCTNAGCLDVCPTGALFRTEHGTVVVQDDVCNGCGTCVAGCPFGVIERRRNGTVGTKTERDFTPGEQAPTRNVGVAQKCTLCYDRIVDGQTPACAQTCPTTSIKYGERETMVATAKERVAELHAQGLTEARLYGANDSDGVGGTGSVFLLLDEPEVYGLPPDPRVPTADLPRMFKRAGIAAAGMLAAATAAFLVGGRA; this is encoded by the coding sequence ATGAACCAGCTGACCGAATCTCCGGATCACGTCAGGCACACCGGGCATCCCCGGAAGGGCTTCTTCACCGACACCTCAATCTGCATCGGGTGCAAGGCCTGCGAGGTGGCCTGCAAGGAATGGAACCGCAACCCCTCCGACTCGGAGTACGAGCTGCTTGAGTCTTCCTACGACAACACCGGGTCGCTCGGAGCGGACACATGGCGGCACGTCGCGTTCATCGAGCAAGACCGGGAGCAGATCGGCCGGGCCCGCGAATCCGGCCGGGCCCTTGTCAGTCTTGGCATGCCCGGCTTCGGCCCACCTGGGCAACATAAGGCGTCGGCTCTGGCCGGAGCGGACACCACGCCCCCGGACACCCCCGACTTCAGGTGGCTGATGTCCTCCGATGTGTGCAAGCACTGCACCAACGCCGGGTGCCTCGACGTCTGTCCCACTGGTGCCCTGTTCCGCACCGAGCACGGAACCGTCGTCGTCCAGGACGATGTGTGCAACGGCTGCGGAACCTGCGTGGCAGGGTGCCCGTTCGGAGTGATCGAGCGGCGCCGTAACGGCACGGTAGGGACGAAGACCGAGCGCGACTTCACTCCCGGGGAACAGGCCCCGACACGCAACGTCGGCGTCGCCCAGAAGTGCACGCTGTGCTACGACCGGATTGTTGACGGCCAGACCCCCGCATGCGCCCAGACCTGCCCCACCACGTCGATCAAGTACGGCGAGCGCGAGACCATGGTGGCCACCGCGAAGGAACGGGTGGCCGAACTGCATGCGCAGGGGCTGACGGAGGCGCGGCTCTACGGAGCCAATGATTCCGACGGCGTCGGCGGCACCGGGTCCGTCTTCCTGCTGCTGGACGAACCCGAGGTGTACGGACTGCCGCCGGACCCCCGAGTGCCCACGGCGGACCTGCCGCGCATGTTCAAGCGGGCGGGCATTGCCGCCGCCGGTATGCTGGCCGCCGCCACCGCGGCTTTCCTGGTGGGAGGCCGCGCTTGA